The Natronoglycomyces albus genome has a segment encoding these proteins:
- a CDS encoding serine hydrolase domain-containing protein: MRKRTVLTAFLATSLLAVPVAAHALTPQDRLNSDYLDDALTELHDTGLDAVIAEVRLGDEIWAEALGSRDIHGLTDAEPTDRFRIASLTKSMVATIIMQLEAEGKLDLDDPVQNHLPDLLPYEDDITVRQLLQHTGGLGDYGAKIYSGLFETGDPQSLRDNMWTRYSPEQHVSLIAGDPLLFEPGDAWAYSNTGYSVLGLLIEHIEGEALEDVFDQRIFEPLGLEDSYLAKQNHFFIRGTSLDAKIIFNSEDDPYVDTTGLSFSQLWAAGGAVSNPGDVNAFYAALSDGTLVTEEQFAEMLDTVATSPERPEYEYGLGLSTVALSCPSLPDGVVYGHSGGGLGHVSYSLHSLDGEKQVTVAWNTDDGMAPLDGLEEAIYEMFIVSLCHEDVNNLDVEAMAAELAAEQPLLNQVHDHR, encoded by the coding sequence CTTGACGACGCACTGACCGAACTACACGACACCGGGCTCGACGCCGTCATCGCCGAAGTGCGACTTGGTGACGAGATCTGGGCCGAGGCGTTGGGAAGTCGCGACATCCACGGGCTGACCGACGCCGAACCGACCGACCGGTTCCGCATCGCCAGTCTCACCAAGTCGATGGTCGCCACGATCATCATGCAGCTGGAGGCCGAGGGCAAGCTCGACCTTGACGATCCGGTACAGAACCACCTGCCGGACCTGTTGCCCTATGAGGACGACATCACTGTGCGCCAACTGCTGCAACACACCGGCGGGCTCGGTGATTACGGCGCGAAGATCTACAGTGGCCTCTTCGAGACCGGCGACCCTCAGTCCCTGCGCGACAACATGTGGACCCGCTACTCCCCCGAACAGCACGTGTCTCTTATCGCGGGTGACCCGCTGCTGTTCGAGCCGGGAGACGCGTGGGCCTACTCCAACACCGGTTACTCGGTGCTGGGACTGCTGATCGAACACATCGAGGGCGAGGCCTTGGAGGACGTCTTCGACCAGCGCATCTTCGAGCCGCTGGGTTTGGAGGACAGTTACTTGGCCAAGCAGAACCACTTCTTCATTCGGGGAACGAGTCTGGACGCGAAGATCATCTTCAACTCCGAGGACGATCCCTATGTGGACACAACGGGTCTGTCGTTCTCCCAGCTGTGGGCTGCTGGCGGGGCGGTGTCAAACCCAGGCGACGTCAACGCCTTCTATGCGGCTCTCAGCGACGGAACGCTCGTGACCGAAGAGCAGTTCGCCGAAATGCTGGACACGGTCGCGACGAGTCCCGAGAGGCCGGAGTACGAGTATGGCCTCGGTCTCAGCACCGTGGCGCTGAGCTGTCCCTCATTGCCGGACGGCGTGGTCTACGGCCATTCCGGCGGCGGGCTCGGACACGTGTCCTATTCGCTGCACTCTCTGGACGGCGAGAAGCAGGTGACCGTCGCGTGGAACACCGATGACGGGATGGCTCCGCTCGACGGGCTGGAAGAGGCGATCTACGAGATGTTCATCGTCAGCCTGTGCCACGAGGACGTCAACAACCTCGACGTCGAAGCCATGGCCGCAGAGCTGGCCGCCGAACAACCGCTACTGAATCAGGTGCACGACCACCGGTAG
- a CDS encoding serine protein kinase RIO — MARKNRDEETAMSVHRMRSHQKSQRKKADASLYDAQTEEYYRSFFSEIVEQEVADGRPPEGDRWSIWDQSEPLEKGPEPRPSWLVTELAAVDYELGVLKTGKEADVFLIQRAVPGEPGCLLASKRYRSAHHSHFNRSEDYVAGRGIKSSRQARAIKKGTSFGKLVSSGRWSVAEFDALKLLWQAGVSVPYPVQVFGTEVIMEFIGDDNGEAAPRLEQLRPDPVELKSLWEQLTDDMVTIVREGYTHGDLSAYNSCVWEGRLYLFDLPQIVDLYLNPKGQEFLRRDVVNIGRWFTDRGMAPEKVDGLMATVMIEAGFN, encoded by the coding sequence GTGGCGCGCAAGAACCGCGACGAAGAGACCGCTATGTCCGTACACCGGATGCGTTCACATCAAAAATCTCAACGTAAGAAGGCTGACGCTTCTCTTTATGACGCGCAGACCGAAGAGTATTACCGTTCGTTCTTTTCGGAGATTGTCGAGCAAGAGGTTGCTGACGGCCGTCCTCCCGAAGGCGATCGGTGGTCCATTTGGGACCAGTCGGAGCCCTTGGAGAAGGGGCCCGAACCGCGTCCCTCGTGGCTGGTCACCGAACTGGCAGCGGTCGACTATGAACTCGGAGTCCTTAAGACCGGCAAGGAGGCCGACGTCTTTTTGATTCAGCGAGCTGTTCCGGGCGAACCCGGATGCCTGTTGGCCTCGAAACGCTATCGTTCTGCCCATCACTCGCACTTCAACCGCTCTGAGGACTATGTGGCGGGGCGCGGTATCAAAAGCTCGCGTCAGGCGCGGGCTATCAAGAAGGGCACGTCCTTCGGGAAGCTCGTCTCCTCGGGCCGCTGGTCGGTAGCTGAATTCGACGCCCTGAAGTTGTTGTGGCAGGCCGGTGTCTCGGTGCCTTACCCGGTACAGGTCTTCGGCACCGAAGTGATCATGGAGTTCATCGGCGATGACAACGGCGAGGCCGCCCCACGGCTGGAGCAATTGCGTCCCGACCCCGTTGAACTGAAGAGCCTGTGGGAACAGCTGACCGACGACATGGTCACGATCGTGCGCGAAGGCTATACGCACGGAGACTTGTCGGCCTATAACTCGTGCGTTTGGGAGGGTCGCTTGTACCTGTTTGATTTGCCGCAGATCGTCGACCTGTACTTGAACCCGAAGGGCCAGGAGTTTCTGCGTCGCGACGTGGTCAATATCGGGCGCTGGTTCACCGACCGAGGCATGGCACCCGAAAAGGTCGACGGGCTGATGGCCACCGTCATGATCGAGGCGGGTTTCAACTGA
- a CDS encoding shikimate dehydrogenase, with amino-acid sequence MRAAVLGSPIAHSLSPVIHNAGFAAAGLIDWSYDKHQVSEDELASFVAGLGAEWVGLSLTMPLKEVALDVADEVRPIARLLGAANTLVRHEGGWIADNTDAAGLVDALAEAGVCAGGRVAILGAGGTARAALGAAAQLGAVGVTVYARREAAIDELKPAAEALALPLHPATWDEARAAGEADIVISTVPKGVADDLEITWHPAGVLFDVVYDPWPTALAAKAEEAGCLVLPGHELLLAQAVRQWKLFTGRKDAPVAQMRSALATAIG; translated from the coding sequence ATGAGAGCAGCAGTCCTCGGCTCACCCATCGCTCACTCGCTGTCCCCGGTCATCCATAACGCGGGCTTCGCCGCCGCCGGATTGATCGACTGGAGCTACGACAAGCACCAAGTGAGCGAGGACGAACTCGCCTCCTTCGTCGCCGGGCTGGGCGCGGAGTGGGTCGGGCTTTCCCTGACCATGCCGCTCAAAGAAGTAGCCCTTGACGTGGCTGACGAGGTTCGACCCATCGCCCGGCTGCTGGGAGCGGCCAACACGTTGGTGCGTCACGAGGGAGGCTGGATCGCCGACAACACCGACGCCGCGGGCCTGGTCGACGCCCTAGCCGAGGCGGGCGTATGCGCCGGGGGCCGGGTCGCAATCCTGGGAGCTGGCGGAACCGCCCGGGCAGCTCTCGGGGCCGCCGCTCAACTTGGAGCCGTCGGCGTCACCGTCTACGCCCGCCGTGAGGCCGCGATCGATGAACTAAAGCCCGCCGCCGAGGCGCTGGCCCTGCCGTTGCACCCCGCGACATGGGACGAGGCTAGGGCCGCAGGTGAGGCCGACATCGTCATTTCCACCGTTCCCAAAGGGGTGGCCGACGACCTGGAAATCACGTGGCATCCCGCTGGCGTACTTTTCGACGTGGTCTATGACCCGTGGCCCACAGCGCTGGCGGCGAAGGCAGAGGAAGCCGGTTGTTTGGTGTTGCCCGGCCACGAGTTGTTGCTGGCACAGGCCGTTCGGCAGTGGAAGTTGTTCACTGGACGCAAGGACGCCCCGGTAGCACAGATGCGCAGCGCTCTGGCCACGGCGATCGGCTAG
- a CDS encoding endolytic transglycosylase MltG translates to MLDKFDDDRDDAPRGHRRSESGKTIVAMAAVIILFGVVAVGGWWGYKTFVGGYGPDYEGDGNGIAVQIEIASGESIAQMGAKLEEADIVLSAQAFVSAASQNDELGSRIQPGIYQMEQEMSAESALRYLADPANRIINGVTLPEGHRIFETFELLSEHTGLPVEDFEEAASDPIARGVDPLWFDDGEGGTYQLSIEGFLYPATYEFPEGATAEEILEQMVAHFNSQMEQMDFYNRVEAMDVPATPMAVLQVAAIIEGESGNLEDDPRIARVMYNRLYHPGAIEEHGCNCLGTEAVWNYGNRLMGIPPIPSGDMDGSEMHDESNPWAVSTRANEGLAPTPIGSPGLNKLEGALEPTPGEDWQYFVTAYPDTGLAIFSDTYAEHQAGTDVARENGIQ, encoded by the coding sequence ATGCTCGACAAGTTCGACGACGACCGTGACGACGCCCCACGCGGCCATCGGCGAAGCGAATCGGGTAAAACCATCGTGGCTATGGCAGCAGTGATAATCCTCTTTGGAGTCGTTGCTGTCGGTGGCTGGTGGGGATACAAGACATTCGTAGGTGGATACGGCCCCGACTACGAGGGGGACGGGAACGGCATAGCCGTACAAATAGAGATAGCCTCCGGCGAGAGTATCGCGCAAATGGGGGCAAAACTCGAAGAAGCCGACATTGTTCTTTCGGCCCAAGCGTTTGTCTCCGCCGCCTCTCAAAACGATGAACTTGGCTCTCGTATCCAACCGGGTATTTACCAAATGGAACAGGAGATGTCGGCCGAGTCCGCGTTGCGCTATCTGGCTGATCCGGCCAACCGCATTATCAACGGCGTGACTCTGCCCGAAGGCCACCGCATTTTCGAGACGTTCGAGCTCCTGTCTGAACACACCGGATTGCCTGTGGAGGACTTCGAAGAAGCCGCCTCCGACCCGATCGCCCGCGGCGTTGACCCGCTGTGGTTTGACGATGGCGAAGGCGGCACCTATCAGCTGAGCATCGAAGGATTCCTCTACCCGGCCACTTATGAGTTCCCCGAAGGTGCCACGGCCGAAGAAATTCTCGAACAAATGGTGGCACATTTCAATTCCCAGATGGAGCAGATGGACTTCTATAACCGAGTGGAAGCCATGGATGTCCCCGCTACGCCTATGGCGGTGCTCCAAGTTGCCGCGATCATCGAAGGCGAATCGGGCAACCTCGAAGACGATCCGCGTATCGCTCGCGTTATGTACAACCGGCTCTATCACCCTGGAGCTATCGAGGAACACGGCTGCAACTGCCTAGGCACGGAAGCGGTGTGGAACTACGGCAACCGTCTGATGGGAATTCCTCCGATCCCTTCGGGCGACATGGACGGTAGCGAAATGCACGATGAGTCGAACCCCTGGGCCGTCAGCACCCGCGCCAACGAGGGGCTTGCTCCCACGCCCATTGGCAGCCCCGGGCTCAACAAACTCGAAGGTGCCCTGGAGCCCACGCCAGGCGAAGACTGGCAGTATTTTGTGACCGCCTACCCCGACACTGGCCTGGCGATCTTCTCTGACACCTACGCCGAGCACCAGGCGGGCACGGACGTCGCACGTGAGAACGGGATTCAATAG
- the ruvX gene encoding Holliday junction resolvase RuvX: MNDSVDPAATDSQWRRGRRLGIDIGKVRIGVAACDPDGILASPVATVSRDLKTKSDNVPQDLRELAAIIDEYEAVEVIVGLPVTLSGEEGLAASHTREWVSRLTEVIDPVPVRLIDERLTTAVATRRLAERGVRGKRRRAVVDQAAAVEILQQWLELHRKA, translated from the coding sequence GTGAACGACTCCGTTGACCCCGCCGCCACTGATTCGCAGTGGCGGCGGGGTCGCCGTTTGGGCATCGACATTGGCAAAGTACGTATCGGGGTGGCCGCCTGCGATCCCGACGGAATTCTCGCCTCACCGGTAGCTACTGTCAGCCGTGATTTGAAAACTAAAAGTGACAATGTGCCTCAGGATTTGCGAGAATTGGCTGCAATTATTGATGAATATGAGGCAGTCGAAGTAATAGTTGGTCTACCCGTTACCCTATCCGGTGAGGAAGGGCTGGCCGCCTCTCACACTCGCGAGTGGGTCAGTCGCCTCACCGAGGTCATTGACCCGGTACCAGTTCGGCTGATCGATGAGCGCCTCACCACCGCAGTGGCTACCCGACGACTGGCCGAGCGAGGCGTGCGAGGAAAACGCCGACGCGCGGTTGTGGACCAGGCAGCCGCCGTGGAGATACTCCAACAGTGGTTGGAGCTGCACCGGAAGGCGTGA
- the alaS gene encoding alanine--tRNA ligase, giving the protein MQTAEIQRRFLKYFENNGHTVVPSAPLPAMDDPNLLFIPAGMVQFVPYFLGQATPPYRRATSIQKCIRTPDIDEVGKTSRHGTFFQMNGNFSFGDYFKEQAIKHAWALSTNSVADGGFGLDGEKIWATVYHDDDEAYEIWNKVIGLPAERIVHRGMADNYWSMGIPGPCGPCSELYYDRGPAYGPDGGPEVDEDRYLEYWNLVFMQYERGEGKGKDDFDILGELPKKNIDTGMGMERMAALLQGVDNMYEIDQVRPLIDKTTELTGKRYGVSTSQTASQSHPDDVRFRVVADHLRSSLMLISDGIVPSNEGRGYVLRRLMRRAIRSVRLLGYDKAALPDLLPVARDCMQDAYPEVAADFERISTYAYAEEDAFLRTLRTGTTILDTAVSETKRSGGAVLSGTKAFELHDTYGFPIDLTLEMAEEQGLKVDETGFRRLMTEQRQRAKADAQSRKTGHVDLSVYHQVRDTNGLSTFTGYTEDRRESDVLALIGANGQAVRDAEEGDEVEVILKATPFYAEGGGQQPDNGTLVVSDGELEIYDVQTPVDGLIVHRAKVVRGGIRSGETGFAQIDRRRRGAISRAHTATHLVHKAMRNFLGETATQAGSLNSPGRLRFDFNTPGAVSNSVLHDAEQQVNEVLNEDLEVRSFITSLAEAKEMGAVAMFGEKYGDEVRVVDVGDFSRELCGGTHTTHAGQIGMVKFLTEQSVGAGVRRLEALVGIDAFQFLAREHALVNQLSGIYKVPSEQVGERVEATIAQLKEAEKELAQLRGQIVMAKAAEHAQNASLVGGVNLATVRAPEGTKGGDVRKLVMQIRNHMSSTEPSVVAVVATAGGKASLVVGVNDAARGRDLSASELVKGALSGRGGGNDDIAQGGGVAAAEASQLLETVSRLVGQN; this is encoded by the coding sequence ATGCAGACTGCGGAAATCCAACGACGATTTCTTAAGTACTTCGAAAACAACGGCCATACGGTGGTCCCATCGGCACCCCTGCCGGCCATGGACGACCCGAACCTACTGTTCATTCCTGCCGGGATGGTGCAGTTCGTCCCTTACTTCCTGGGGCAGGCCACGCCGCCCTATCGCCGTGCCACCTCGATTCAGAAATGCATCCGCACCCCTGATATCGACGAGGTCGGCAAGACCTCTCGTCACGGCACGTTCTTCCAGATGAACGGCAATTTCTCTTTTGGGGACTACTTCAAAGAACAGGCCATCAAGCACGCCTGGGCCCTGTCGACCAACTCCGTGGCGGACGGAGGCTTCGGCCTCGACGGCGAAAAGATCTGGGCCACCGTCTATCACGACGATGATGAGGCCTACGAGATTTGGAATAAGGTCATCGGCTTGCCCGCCGAGCGCATCGTCCACCGCGGCATGGCCGACAACTATTGGTCCATGGGAATCCCCGGACCATGTGGGCCGTGCTCGGAGCTGTACTACGACCGTGGGCCCGCCTACGGACCCGACGGCGGCCCCGAAGTCGACGAAGACCGCTACCTCGAATACTGGAACCTCGTGTTCATGCAGTACGAACGAGGCGAAGGCAAGGGTAAGGACGATTTCGACATTCTGGGCGAATTGCCGAAGAAGAACATCGACACCGGCATGGGCATGGAGCGTATGGCCGCCCTGTTGCAAGGCGTCGACAATATGTACGAAATCGACCAGGTCCGTCCCCTGATCGACAAGACCACGGAGCTCACCGGTAAGCGATACGGTGTCTCCACCAGCCAGACTGCCTCACAGTCTCACCCTGACGACGTGCGATTCCGCGTGGTCGCCGATCACCTGCGCTCCAGTCTCATGCTCATCAGCGACGGAATTGTGCCCTCCAACGAGGGCCGGGGCTATGTTCTACGCCGACTGATGCGCCGCGCGATCCGCTCCGTGCGTCTGCTGGGCTATGACAAAGCCGCGCTCCCGGACTTGCTGCCGGTCGCCCGCGACTGCATGCAGGACGCCTACCCAGAGGTGGCCGCTGACTTCGAGCGCATCAGCACCTATGCATACGCCGAGGAGGACGCCTTCCTGCGCACGCTGCGCACCGGAACGACGATCCTCGACACTGCCGTGTCCGAGACCAAGCGCTCAGGTGGCGCGGTGCTTTCCGGTACCAAGGCGTTTGAATTGCACGACACCTACGGTTTCCCCATCGACTTGACGTTGGAGATGGCTGAGGAACAGGGCCTCAAGGTCGATGAGACCGGTTTCCGCCGGCTCATGACCGAGCAGCGGCAGCGCGCGAAGGCCGACGCCCAGTCCCGCAAAACCGGTCACGTCGATCTGTCCGTCTACCACCAGGTGCGTGACACCAACGGCCTGTCGACCTTCACCGGTTACACCGAGGATCGCAGGGAGTCTGACGTTCTGGCTCTCATCGGAGCCAACGGGCAAGCCGTGCGAGACGCCGAAGAAGGCGATGAGGTTGAGGTCATTCTCAAGGCCACGCCTTTCTACGCCGAAGGTGGCGGACAGCAGCCCGACAACGGAACTTTGGTCGTCTCCGACGGTGAGTTGGAGATCTACGACGTCCAAACACCAGTCGATGGGCTGATCGTGCACCGGGCCAAAGTGGTGCGCGGTGGTATTCGCTCCGGCGAAACTGGCTTCGCGCAGATTGACCGGCGTCGTCGGGGCGCGATTTCACGTGCCCACACCGCGACCCACTTGGTCCACAAGGCGATGCGCAACTTCCTAGGGGAAACGGCCACCCAGGCCGGTTCGCTGAACTCCCCGGGGCGTCTGCGCTTTGACTTCAATACGCCTGGAGCCGTGTCGAACTCGGTATTGCACGATGCCGAGCAGCAGGTCAACGAGGTCCTCAACGAGGATCTGGAAGTTCGCTCCTTCATCACTTCGTTGGCGGAGGCCAAGGAGATGGGCGCAGTGGCCATGTTCGGTGAAAAGTACGGCGATGAGGTCCGCGTGGTCGACGTCGGCGACTTTTCCCGGGAGCTGTGCGGTGGTACCCACACCACCCATGCTGGTCAAATTGGCATGGTCAAGTTCCTCACCGAGCAGTCGGTGGGTGCTGGTGTGCGGCGTCTGGAGGCATTGGTGGGTATCGACGCCTTCCAATTCCTCGCTCGCGAGCACGCGCTGGTCAACCAGCTTTCTGGGATCTACAAGGTCCCCTCTGAGCAGGTCGGTGAGCGGGTGGAAGCCACCATCGCTCAGCTGAAGGAAGCCGAGAAGGAGCTGGCGCAGCTGCGTGGCCAGATCGTCATGGCCAAGGCTGCCGAGCACGCTCAGAACGCGTCCCTCGTCGGTGGGGTCAATCTGGCTACTGTGCGGGCTCCGGAAGGTACCAAGGGCGGAGACGTGCGCAAACTCGTCATGCAGATCCGCAATCACATGAGCTCGACGGAGCCTTCCGTCGTAGCTGTGGTCGCCACAGCTGGCGGGAAAGCCTCCCTTGTGGTCGGAGTTAACGATGCCGCTCGCGGACGCGACCTTAGCGCCTCCGAGCTCGTCAAGGGTGCCCTGTCTGGACGCGGAGGCGGCAATGACGACATCGCTCAAGGTGGCGGCGTCGCGGCCGCGGAAGCCTCGCAGTTGTTGGAGACCGTGTCTCGTCTCGTCGGACAGAATTAG
- a CDS encoding DUF948 domain-containing protein — translation MALRGAFESMKEWGTVVSGQTLAFEFTSGSDMGVFLIGLGVLLLCIAASFILVVYVRGILAKVSKTLDDVEQRTGPLLDNVNTTVDNVNVTLRQVHMSLDEVNGQLVKVSSITDHAQQVSGNVANVTTLIASAAATPLVKLAAFGFGVRRAVTKRNADLDEAEAKDLVKATRKERKRRKK, via the coding sequence GTGGCACTGCGCGGAGCTTTCGAGTCCATGAAGGAGTGGGGGACAGTGGTGTCGGGGCAGACCTTGGCTTTTGAATTCACCAGCGGTTCGGACATGGGAGTTTTCCTGATTGGTCTGGGGGTTCTGCTCCTGTGTATCGCGGCGAGCTTCATCCTCGTTGTCTATGTCCGGGGGATACTCGCCAAAGTGTCGAAGACGCTTGACGACGTAGAACAGCGCACGGGGCCGTTGCTAGACAATGTCAACACCACTGTAGACAACGTAAATGTCACGCTGCGTCAAGTTCACATGTCACTAGACGAAGTCAACGGCCAGCTGGTCAAGGTGTCTTCGATCACTGACCATGCGCAACAGGTCTCGGGCAATGTGGCGAATGTGACTACCTTGATTGCCTCGGCGGCGGCCACGCCTCTGGTGAAACTTGCGGCATTCGGTTTCGGGGTGCGTCGTGCTGTGACGAAGCGTAATGCGGACCTCGACGAGGCTGAAGCAAAAGACTTGGTGAAGGCCACTCGCAAAGAGCGCAAGCGTCGCAAGAAGTAG
- a CDS encoding replication-associated recombination protein A — MDTPGLFDSHDDDTAASAIPTDAPLAVRMRPSNLEELVGQQHLLASGAPLRQLVHGGQPMSVILWGPPGSGKTTIAHLVAGAIDRRFRSLSALDSGVKQVRAEIDHARQIRRTGGAQTVLFIDEVHRFNKTQQDSLLSAVEDRTITLLAATTENPYFSVVSPLVSRCIILTLHDLTDEDLGVLIDRALTDQRGLSQAVSVTEEAREHLVRLAAGDARKSLTALEAAAASVLSRGETVIDVESVSKAIDMAAARYDRSGDGHYDIASAFIKSLRGSDVDAALHWLARMIVAGEDPRFIARRLVIFASEDVGMADPTLLQTTTAAAAAVERIGLPEARLALGQAVIHAATAPKSNAVIVAVDEAMSDVRKGLVGPVPAGIRDAHYQGAKKLGHGSGYRYPHNYPRGIVAQDYAPEPVAGRDYYRPTTYGGEADLSDRVNKLRRIVRSGSGGAESGGDAR, encoded by the coding sequence ATGGACACTCCCGGACTATTCGACAGTCATGACGACGATACTGCGGCCTCGGCAATTCCCACCGATGCCCCGCTGGCGGTGCGGATGCGTCCGTCGAACCTGGAGGAGCTGGTTGGCCAACAGCACCTACTTGCCTCCGGAGCGCCGTTGCGGCAACTGGTGCATGGCGGTCAACCAATGTCAGTCATCCTCTGGGGGCCGCCCGGTAGCGGAAAGACCACGATCGCTCACTTGGTCGCCGGGGCCATCGATCGCCGGTTTCGGTCGCTGTCGGCCCTGGACTCAGGGGTGAAACAGGTGCGGGCCGAGATCGATCACGCTCGCCAGATTCGGCGTACCGGAGGCGCGCAAACTGTTCTCTTCATCGACGAGGTGCACCGCTTTAACAAGACCCAGCAGGATTCATTGTTGTCGGCGGTTGAGGACCGTACGATCACCCTCTTGGCCGCCACGACCGAGAATCCGTATTTTTCAGTCGTGTCTCCGCTGGTCAGTAGGTGCATAATCCTAACTCTGCACGACCTCACCGACGAGGACCTGGGAGTGCTGATCGATCGGGCGCTAACCGATCAACGCGGCTTGTCGCAGGCGGTCTCTGTCACCGAAGAGGCCCGGGAGCACTTGGTTCGGCTCGCCGCTGGGGACGCGCGCAAGTCGCTTACGGCACTGGAGGCAGCGGCGGCTTCGGTTCTTTCGCGTGGTGAAACCGTCATCGATGTCGAGTCGGTTTCCAAGGCCATCGACATGGCCGCGGCTCGTTACGATCGTTCCGGTGATGGCCACTACGACATCGCCTCGGCGTTCATTAAGAGTTTGCGCGGCTCGGACGTGGACGCGGCTTTGCATTGGCTGGCTCGCATGATTGTGGCCGGTGAGGACCCACGCTTCATCGCTCGGCGTTTGGTCATCTTCGCCTCTGAGGACGTGGGCATGGCCGATCCGACGCTGCTGCAAACGACTACGGCAGCGGCGGCGGCCGTAGAACGCATAGGTTTGCCCGAAGCTCGTCTGGCCTTGGGGCAGGCGGTCATTCATGCCGCCACCGCGCCCAAGTCGAATGCGGTCATTGTCGCCGTTGATGAGGCGATGAGCGATGTGCGCAAAGGTTTGGTCGGTCCGGTGCCCGCTGGCATTCGCGACGCTCACTATCAAGGCGCGAAGAAGCTTGGGCATGGATCTGGATACCGATACCCGCACAACTATCCGCGTGGCATCGTGGCGCAAGACTACGCGCCTGAGCCCGTGGCTGGTCGGGACTACTACCGGCCCACCACTTATGGTGGCGAGGCTGACTTGTCCGACCGGGTCAACAAGTTGCGACGTATTGTGCGTTCGGGCTCTGGTGGCGCGGAGTCCGGCGGTGATGCTCGATGA
- a CDS encoding iron ABC transporter substrate-binding protein produces MKYPTFKRTLAASAAAAMAISLAACGSDDDNDNGNGDDDTITLYSGRNETLVQPLIDRFTEQTGIEVNVHYYNTAEAASLLLEEGEATNADIFLAQDAGALGAVSKAGLFGEIDSDLTADVDPRFKADDDTWVGLTGRSRVLIYNPDEIGDAELPDSVLDITDGPWAGNVGIAPLNGSFQAFVTALRVAEGDDAAAQWLQDMADTDAPLEENNGAIIDAVVNGDIPAGLVNHYYIWERVVEAGVELDEFEGQLHYFAAGDAGALVNISGVGVLNRASDNDNVRAFVEYLLSEEGQNFFVTETYEYPVVTGIAGPEGQPSLEELNGPDINLNDLDDLETTVQMIQEAGLA; encoded by the coding sequence ATGAAGTACCCGACTTTCAAGCGGACACTGGCGGCCTCAGCCGCCGCCGCGATGGCCATCAGTCTGGCCGCTTGCGGCAGCGACGACGACAATGACAATGGTAACGGCGACGACGACACGATCACGCTCTACTCCGGTCGCAACGAAACCCTCGTCCAGCCGCTGATCGACCGCTTCACCGAACAGACCGGCATCGAGGTAAACGTCCACTACTACAACACCGCCGAGGCCGCCAGCCTTCTGCTCGAAGAAGGCGAGGCAACCAACGCGGACATCTTCCTGGCCCAAGACGCCGGTGCGCTGGGCGCCGTCTCCAAAGCTGGACTCTTCGGCGAGATCGACAGCGACCTCACCGCTGACGTCGACCCCCGATTCAAAGCCGACGACGACACCTGGGTTGGCCTGACCGGTCGCTCCCGCGTCCTCATCTACAACCCCGACGAGATCGGCGACGCCGAACTTCCCGACTCGGTACTGGACATCACCGACGGACCATGGGCTGGAAATGTCGGCATCGCGCCGCTCAACGGTTCCTTCCAAGCTTTCGTCACCGCTCTCCGAGTGGCCGAGGGCGACGACGCCGCCGCCCAGTGGCTCCAAGACATGGCCGACACCGACGCGCCCTTGGAAGAGAACAACGGGGCGATCATCGACGCGGTTGTCAACGGCGACATCCCGGCTGGACTAGTCAACCACTACTACATCTGGGAGCGAGTCGTCGAAGCCGGAGTCGAGCTCGACGAGTTCGAAGGCCAGCTGCACTACTTCGCCGCCGGAGACGCGGGCGCGCTAGTGAACATCTCTGGGGTGGGCGTGCTGAACCGCGCCTCCGACAACGACAACGTGCGGGCCTTCGTCGAGTACTTGCTCAGCGAGGAAGGACAGAACTTCTTCGTCACCGAGACTTACGAGTACCCCGTCGTGACCGGAATCGCCGGCCCCGAAGGCCAGCCGTCGCTGGAGGAGCTCAACGGACCAGACATCAACCTGAACGATCTCGATGACCTGGAGACCACCGTTCAGATGATTCAGGAAGCAGGACTGGCCTAG